Proteins encoded by one window of Sorex araneus isolate mSorAra2 chromosome 3, mSorAra2.pri, whole genome shotgun sequence:
- the MFAP1 gene encoding microfibrillar-associated protein 1, with product MSVPSALMKQPPIQSTAGAVPVRNEKGEISMEKVKVKRYVSGKRPDYAPMESSDEEDEEFQFIKKAKEQEAEPEEQEEDSSSDPRLRRLQNRISEDVEERLARHRKIVEPEVVGESDSEVEGDAWRVEREDTSEEEEEEIDDEEIERRRGMMRQRAQERKNEELEVMEVEDEGRSGEESESESEYEEYTDSEDEMEPRLKPVFIRKKDRVTVQEREAEALKQKELEQEAKRMAEERRKYTLKIVEEETKKELEENKRSLAALDALNTDDENDEEEYEAWKVRELKRIKRDREDREALEKEKAEIERMRNLTEEERRAELRANGKVITNKAVKGKYKFLQKYYHRGAFFMDEDEEVYKRDFSAPTLEDHFNKTILPKVMQVKNFGRSGRTKYTHLVDQDTTSFDSAWGQESAQNTKFFKQKAAGVRDVFERPSAKKRKTT from the exons ATGTCGGTCCCAAGTGCACTCATGAAGCAGCCGCCCATTCAGTCAACGGCTGGGGCCGTCCCAGTTCGCAATGAAAAAG GTGAGATTTCCATGGAGAAAGTGAAAGTAAAACGTTATGTGTCCGGAAAGAGGCCAGACTATGCTCCTATGGAATCCTCAGATGAGGAGGATGAAGAATTTCAGTTCATTAAGAAAGCCAAAGAACAAGAAGCAGAGCCTGAGGAACAGGAGGAAGATTCATCCAGTGACCCTCGGCTGCGTCGTTTGCAGAACCGCATTAGTGAAGATGTGGAAGAAAG attgGCCCGACATCGGAAGATAGTGGAACCAGAAGTAGTTGGAGAAAGTGATTCAGAGGTAGAAGGAGATGCTTGGCGTGTGGAACGAGAAGATACCagtgaagaagaggaggaggaaattgATGATGAG GAAATCGAGAGACGTCGTGGCATGATGCGTCAGCGAGCacaggagagaaaaaatgaagagcTGGAAGTGATGGAGGTGGAAGATGAGGGACGTTCTGGGGAGGAGTCAGAATCTGAGTCTGAGTATGAAGAGTACACAGACAGTGAAGATGAGATGGAGCCCCGCCTCAAGCCAGTCTTCATTCGAAA GAAGGACCGAGTAACAGTTCAAGAACGTGAAGCTGAAGCATTGAAACAGAAGGAACTGGAGCAGGAGGCAAAACGGATGGCTGAGGAGAGACGCAAGTATACACTCAAG ATTGTAGAAGAGGAGACCAAGAAAGAGCTGGAGGAGAATAAGCGGTCCCTGGCAGCACTGGACGCACTCAATActgatgatgaaaatgatgagGAGGAATATGAGGCATGGAAAGTTCGTGAGCTAAAGAGgatcaagagagacagagaagatcGAGAAGC GCTTGAGAAGGAGAAGGCAGAAATTGAGCGCATGCGAAATCTGACCgaggaagagaggagagcagAACTTCGGGCAAATGGTAAAGTCATTACCAACAAAGCTGTCAAGGGCAAATACAAATTCTTACAGAAATATTATCACCGTGGTGCCTTCTTCATG GATGAGGATGAAGAAGTTTACAAGAGAGATTTCAGTGCACCTACTCTTGAGGATCATTTCAATAAAACCATTCTTCCTAAAGTCATGCag GTCAAGAACTTCGGGCGCTCTGGTCGTACCAAATATACCCATCTTGTGGATCAAGACACCACTTCCTTTGATTCAGCATGGGGCCAAGAGAGTGCCCAGAATACAAAATTCTTTAAACAGAAAGCAGCAGGGGTACGAGATGTATTTGAACGACCATCTGCCAAGAAGCGGAAAACTACCTAA
- the HYPK gene encoding huntingtin-interacting protein K, whose protein sequence is MATEGDVELELETETSGPERPPEKPRKHDSGAADLERVTDYAEEKEIQSSNLETAMSVIGDRRSREQKAKQEREKELAKVTIKKEDLELIMTEMEISRAAAERSLREHMGNVVEALIALTN, encoded by the exons ATGGCGACCGAGGGGGACGTGGAACTGGAGTTGGAGACGGAGACCAGCGGCCCTGAGCGGCCTCCCGAGAAGCCGCGGAAACATGACAGTGGTGCGGCGGACCTGGAGCGAGTCACCGACTATGCGGAGGAGAAGGagatccagagttccaacctggAGACG GCCATGTCGGTGATCGGAGACCGACGGTCCCGGGAGCAGAAAGCCAAACAGGAGCG GGAAAAGGAACTGGCGAAAGTCACCATCAAGAAGGAAGACCTGGAGCTGATA ATGACAGAAATGGAGATCTCACGAGCAGCTGCAGAACGGAGTCTGAGGGAACACATGGGCAACGTGGTAGAGGCTCTTATTGCCTTAACCAACTGA
- the ELL3 gene encoding RNA polymerase II elongation factor ELL3, producing the protein MEGPQKFLSGKLRLCFAPAARTSLLLLRLNDAALRALQDCQQQQVRPVIAFQGNRGYLRFPGPGWSCLFSFVLSQCGQELGGGGGSLDLVCQRLGRSAPNLLHCLGPLRERLTIWTAMDSTSPVQGSHLLDDRNPDSWHSTTDYTGEAAVSRPQEALEEAPGPLANSQGQSLPGSSREPMAQWEVRNQTHIPNREPDQTLPSSTSQKHLAKKRPATAALDQKEKRLRTLHSASSPLQGLSNQDLQEEEDDDDDDDDDDNDDDDDWEEEDKEEDLGPRLGHSPSDQADSESPSPEEVPDYLLQYTAIHSAEQQQAYEQDFETDYAEYRILHARVGAASQRFVELGAEIKRVQRGTPEHKVLEEKILQEYKKFRKRYPGYREEKHRCEYLHQKLSHIKGLILEFEEKNRGS; encoded by the exons ATGGAGGGACCCCAGAAGTTTCTGAGTGGGAAACTCCGCCTGTGCTTCGCCCCGGCTGCGCGGACTAGTCTCCTGCTGCTCAGGCTCAACGATGCGGCGCTGCGGGCTCTGCAGGACTGTCAGCAGCAACAG GTCCGGCCAGTGATCGCTTTCCAAGGCAACCGAGGG TATCTGAGGTTCCCTGGACCTGGCTGGTCCTGTCTGTTTTCCTTCGTGCTGTCCCAGTGTGGCCAGGAACTTGGTGGTGGAGGTGGCAGTTTGGACCTTGTGTGCCAGCGCTTAGGCAG ATCGGCACCTAACCTCCTCCATTGCCTGGGCCCACTCAGAGAGCGCCTCACTATTTGGACAGCTATGGATTCGACATCCCCAGTTCAGGGATCCCATCTGCTCGATGACAGGAATCCTGACAGCTGGCACAGCACCACAGACTACACTGGAGAAGCCGCTGTATCCCGGCCCCAGGAGGCACTAGAGGAG GCACCAGGTCCATTGGCAAACAGCCAAGGACAGTCACTCCCAGGATCCTCGAGGGAACCCATGGCACAGTGGGAAGTGAG GAATCAGACCCATATTCCAAACAGAGAGCCTGATCAGACACTGCCTTCTTCCACCAGCCAGAAACATCTAGCCAAG AAACGTCCAGCAACAGCAGCTctagaccaaaaagaaaaaaggctcaGAACTTTGCATTCAGCATCAAGTCCCCTACAAGGTCTGTCCAATCAGGATCtacaagaagaagaagatgatgatgatgatgatgatgatgatgataatgatgatgatgacgactgggaggaagaagataaagaagaagacCTGGGTCCCAGGCTGGGACACAGTCCCTCAGATCAGGCAG ACTCTGAATCCCCAAGTCCTGAAGAGGTACCAGATTACCTCCT ACAGTACACCGCCATCCACAGTGCAGAGCAGCAACAGGCTTATGAGCAAGACTTTGAGACAGATTATGCTGAGTACCGAATCCTGCATGCTCGTGTTGGAGCTGCAAGCCAGAGATTCGTAGAACTGGGAGCAGAGATCAAGAGAGTTCAGCGAGGAACTCCAGAACACAAG GTGCTGGAAGAAAAGATACTGCAGGAATATAAAAAGTTCAGGAAG CGATACCCAGGTTACAGGGAAGAAAAGCATCGCTGTGAGTACCTGCATCAGAAATTATCCCACATTAAAGGACTCATCCTGGAATTTGAGGAAAAGAACAGGGGAAGCTGA
- the SERF2 gene encoding small EDRK-rich factor 2 isoform X1: MTRGNQRELARQKNMKKQSDSVKGKRRDDGLSAAARKQRDSEIMQQKQKKANEKKEEPK; this comes from the exons ATGACCC GCGGTAACCAGCGCGAGCTCGCCCGCCAGAAGAATATGAAAAAGCAGAGCGACTCGGTTAAGGGAAAGCGCCGAGATGACGGGCTTTCTGCTGCCGCCCGCAAGCAGAG GGACTCGGAGATCATgcagcagaagcagaaaaaggcAAACGAGAAGAAGGAGGAACCCAAGTAG
- the SERF2 gene encoding small EDRK-rich factor 2 isoform X2 has product MTRGNQRELARQKNMKKQSDSVKGKRRDDGLSAAARKQSAPSSLPPGTRRSCSRSRKRQTRRRRNPSSFVASCPTLLPFACVPGASPTTLAFPPVVLTGPSTDGIPFALSLQRVPFVLPSPRVASLPLGHSWG; this is encoded by the exons ATGACCC GCGGTAACCAGCGCGAGCTCGCCCGCCAGAAGAATATGAAAAAGCAGAGCGACTCGGTTAAGGGAAAGCGCCGAGATGACGGGCTTTCTGCTGCCGCCCGCAAGCAGAG TGCCCCATCATCTCTACCCCCAGGGACTCGGAGATCATgcagcagaagcagaaaaaggcAAACGAGAAGAAGGAGGAACCCAAGTAGCTTTGTGGCTTCGTGTCCAACCCTCTTGCCCTTCGCCTGTGTGCCTGGAGCCAGTCCCACCACGCTCGCGTTTCCTCCTGTAGTGCTCACAGGTCCCAGCACCGATGGCATTCCCTTTGCCCTGAGTCTGCAGCGGGTCCCTTTCGTGCTTCCTTCCCCTCGGGTAGCCTCTCTCCCcctgggccactcctgggggtga
- the SERINC4 gene encoding LOW QUALITY PROTEIN: serine incorporator 4 (The sequence of the model RefSeq protein was modified relative to this genomic sequence to represent the inferred CDS: inserted 6 bases in 4 codons; deleted 4 bases in 2 codons; substituted 3 bases at 3 genomic stop codons): protein MQWSQQYLRESFFYQWRPLTECTLNHLFYTLLHLGGSAVCPSLLSCLLSRTVVERVWGKAHGIGMPPGLCTHLLGLSXCPVLSGSGVVYQVCAATATFHLLQXMLLVHLHSPTSLQAQLHNSFWFLKLLFLLGLXVLAVCIPDEHVFPAWHYIGICGGFMFILLHPMFNRITAFARGWNKNWLPLXAGRCSPMMLAALGFYSMAGVSALSLFHHYTHLLNKMLLSLHLCFXGLLSYHSISPCICLRQPRSDLLESIRCYIIYLTFLALPSHPPESVMTEVGLPILKPFIVPANYLAHCSCLPSYCLFSVILQGQNHTLCLPGLSKSKPQTPDTFLAVLSVGIMYACVLFACSKXSFLPAGIFGPMWIITIRKHATFVLQKPTVLFCCPRTVEGELGRRGGAAGSADQETSPAPLAQAQHLPYSYSTLNXVFFLASLYVVVSLTNWFSYEGAELKTTFLRSSWATFWVMVTSCWACVLLYRGLLLAPLF from the exons ATGCAGTGGAGTCAACAGTATCTTAGGGAATCCTTCTTCTATCAG TGGCGCCCTCTCACTGAGTGTACTTTGAACCATCTGTTCTACACCCTCTTGCACTTGGGGGGCTCAGCAGTCTGCCCCAGTCTGCTG TCCTGCTTGCTATCAAGGACAGTAGTGGAAAGAGTCTGGGGCAAGGCACATGGA ATCGGGATGCCTCCTGGACTGTGTACCCATTTACTTGGCCTCTC TTGTCCAGTGCTCAGTGGCTCTGGGGTAGTGTACCAAGTATGTGCAGCAACTGCCACCTTTCACCTGCTGC CCATGCTGCTGGTCCACCTCCACTCCCCTACAAGCCTGCAGGCACAGCTACATAACAG CTTCTGGTTCCTCAAGCTGCTGTTTCTGCTTGGTCTCTAGGTTCTTGCCGTCTGCATCCCTGATGAGCATGTTTTCC CAGCATGGCATTATATTGGCATCTGTGGTGGCTTCATGTTCATCCTGCTGCATCCT ATGTTCAATCGTATCACAGCATTTGCCCGTGGTTGGAACAAGAACTGG CTTCCATTGTAGGCAGGCAGGTGCAGCCCAATGATGCTGGCCGCCCTGGGATTCTACAGCATGGCAGGTGTGTCAGCTCTGTCCTTGTTCCATCACTACACACACCTGCTCAACAAGATGCTGCTTAGTCTGCACCTTTGCT TGGGCCTCCTCTCCTACCACTccatttctccctgcatctgcctCA GACAACCCCGCTCTGACCTTCTAGAGTCTATCAGGTGCTACATCATATATTTGACCTTCTTGGCCCTGCCCAGCCATCCTCCAGAAAGCGTAATGACAGAAGTAGGACTTCCCATACTAAAACCTTTTATTGTTCCTGCTAACTACCTAGCTCACTGTTCTTGTCTCCCTTCTTATTGCCTCTTCTCAGTAATCCTTCAAGGACAGAATCACACTCTATGCCTGCCTGGACTAAGTAAATCGAAACCCCAAACACCAGAtacatttctggcagtgctaagTGTTGGCATCATGTATGCTTGTGTGCTTTTTGCTTG CAGCAAATGAAGCTTCCTACCTGCTGGGATATTTGGGCCCATGTGGATCATCA CCATTCGGAAACACGCTACCTTTGTTTTACAGAAGCCCACAGTCCTTTTTTGCTGCCCACGAACAGTGGAAGGTGA ACTCGGGAGGAGG GGTGGGGCTGCTGGGTCAGCTGACCAAGAgacctctccagctcctctagCGCAAGCCCAGCATCTTCCCTACAGCTACTCTACATTAAA TGTCTTCTTCCTTGCTTCACTCTATGTCGTGGTTTCCCTTACTAACTGGTTCAG CTATGAGGGAGCAGAACTGAAGACGACTTTCCTCAGGAGTAGCTGGGCTACCTTCTGGGTCATGGTTACATCATGCTGGGCCTGTGTACTGCTCTATCGGGGGCTGCTCCTCGCACCACTCTTTTGA